In the Catenulispora sp. EB89 genome, one interval contains:
- a CDS encoding pseudouridine synthase, with protein sequence MNTPARRSQPSKSGGGRGSGSAGGSRGSGSGGSGGSAGSRQTGAGSGGRKPAPAGGRSPGKSSARPAGAGSGSASGAGATSGGRDWRDYDPFADPNEEGVRLQKVLAQAGVGSRRVSEDLIAAGRVEVNGEIVRHQGMRVDPETAVIRVDGMRISTAEGIVHFAFSKPVGVVSAMDDPDRPNLGDYVRGRNERLFHVGRLDIDTEGLILLTNDGELAHRLAHPSYEIRKVYRAQVYGTVPKDLGRRLREGVDLEDGLARVDHFRLLDSVGRNALVEITIHEGRNRIIRRIMEAVGLPVRGLVRTKFGPISLGDQKQERLRPLNKEEVGAIYKAVGL encoded by the coding sequence ATGAACACCCCCGCTCGCCGTTCCCAGCCCAGTAAGTCCGGTGGAGGCCGCGGCTCCGGCTCCGCCGGTGGATCCCGGGGATCCGGCTCCGGCGGCTCTGGCGGCTCCGCGGGCTCCCGGCAGACCGGAGCGGGATCCGGCGGACGCAAGCCCGCCCCCGCCGGCGGACGTTCCCCCGGCAAGTCCAGCGCCCGCCCCGCAGGCGCCGGTTCCGGCTCTGCATCCGGTGCCGGAGCAACCTCCGGCGGCCGCGACTGGCGCGACTACGACCCCTTCGCCGACCCCAACGAAGAAGGCGTCCGCCTCCAGAAAGTCCTGGCCCAGGCCGGCGTCGGCAGCCGCCGTGTCAGCGAGGACCTGATCGCCGCCGGCCGCGTCGAGGTCAACGGCGAGATCGTGCGCCACCAGGGCATGCGCGTGGACCCCGAGACCGCGGTGATCCGCGTGGACGGCATGCGCATCTCCACCGCCGAGGGCATCGTCCACTTCGCCTTCAGCAAGCCGGTCGGCGTGGTCTCCGCGATGGACGACCCGGACCGCCCCAACCTCGGCGACTACGTCCGCGGCCGCAACGAGCGCCTGTTCCACGTCGGCCGCCTCGACATCGACACCGAGGGCCTGATCCTGCTCACCAACGACGGCGAGCTCGCGCACCGGCTGGCGCACCCCTCCTACGAGATCCGCAAGGTCTACCGCGCGCAGGTCTACGGCACCGTCCCGAAGGACCTGGGCCGCCGCCTGCGCGAGGGCGTGGACCTGGAGGACGGCCTGGCCCGCGTGGACCACTTCCGCCTCCTGGACTCCGTGGGCCGCAACGCGCTGGTGGAGATCACCATCCACGAGGGCCGCAACCGCATCATCCGCCGCATCATGGAGGCCGTCGGGCTCCCGGTGCGCGGCCTGGTGCGGACCAAGTTCGGGCCGATCTCGCTCGGCGACCAGAAGCAGGAGCGGCTGCGTCCGCTCAACAAGGAAGAGGTCGGCGCGATCTACAAGGCCGTCGGGCTCTAA
- a CDS encoding helix-turn-helix transcriptional regulator has translation MSIDVSLPPLSPVRAPAKDAAPRRSELASFLRSRRERLDPEVLGLPTGTRRRTPGLRREEVAQLAGVGVTWYTWLEQGRQINASVQVLDAVARTLRLDPAETEHLYQLADVPAVPAVSGCRRLDPEVQEILDGLDPLPASVINGRNDILAWNRPYALLFPFLVNLPEDKRNSLWSCFTSPKCCHPFVNRQEDLARMVANFRARYGRHVGEPAWDEFVKRLCAASPEFAELWAEHGVADGGVRVKVFRHPAIGELNVVVTTFDVAATPETRMTVYTPNDAGTRERFELLRSESLPTGMTYPCGHSFDAPA, from the coding sequence GTGAGCATAGACGTTTCCCTCCCGCCGCTGTCCCCGGTTCGTGCCCCCGCCAAGGACGCCGCGCCGCGCCGCTCGGAGCTGGCCTCGTTCCTGCGCAGCCGGCGCGAGCGGCTCGACCCGGAGGTTCTGGGCCTGCCCACCGGCACCCGGCGCCGCACCCCGGGCCTGCGCCGCGAGGAGGTCGCGCAGCTCGCCGGCGTGGGGGTGACCTGGTACACCTGGCTGGAGCAGGGCCGGCAGATCAACGCCAGCGTCCAGGTCCTGGACGCGGTGGCCCGCACGCTGCGCCTGGACCCGGCCGAGACCGAGCACCTGTACCAGCTGGCCGACGTCCCGGCGGTCCCCGCGGTGAGCGGGTGCCGGCGCCTGGACCCGGAGGTCCAGGAGATCCTGGACGGCCTGGACCCGCTGCCGGCTTCGGTGATCAACGGCCGCAACGACATCCTGGCCTGGAACCGCCCCTACGCGCTGCTGTTCCCGTTCCTGGTGAACCTGCCCGAGGACAAGCGGAACTCGCTGTGGTCGTGCTTCACCAGCCCCAAGTGCTGCCACCCGTTCGTGAACCGCCAGGAGGACCTGGCCCGGATGGTCGCGAACTTCCGCGCCCGCTACGGCCGGCACGTCGGCGAGCCGGCCTGGGACGAGTTCGTGAAGCGGCTGTGCGCGGCCAGCCCGGAGTTCGCCGAGCTGTGGGCCGAGCACGGCGTGGCCGACGGCGGCGTCCGGGTGAAGGTCTTCCGGCACCCGGCGATCGGCGAGCTCAACGTCGTGGTCACCACGTTCGACGTGGCCGCGACCCCGGAGACCCGGATGACCGTCTACACCCCGAACGACGCGGGCACCCGCGAGCGCTTCGAGCTGCTGCGCAGCGAGAGCCTGCCGACCGGCATGACCTACCCCTGCGGCCACAGCTTCGACGCTCCGGCGTAG
- the xerD gene encoding site-specific tyrosine recombinase XerD, whose protein sequence is MSDELEYRVKAHLEHLSVERGLSSNTLAAYRRDLARYRVFLDTRGRANLSDVDRSDIGAFLASLQGGAASSAARTMSAVRGLHRFALSEGWVGVDVTDDVAPPQVPLRLPKALPLDDIERLLAATEIDEPLALRDRALLEFLYSTGARVSEAVALDVDDVDREDRTVILDGKGGKQRLVPVGSYACRAIDDYLVRLRPELARKARSGTAGALFLNARGGRLTRQGAWTILGAVAERVGLAGKVSPHTLRHSFATHLLDGGADIRTVQELLGHSSATTTQIYTRVTVDRLREVYATSHPRALNG, encoded by the coding sequence GTGTCCGACGAGCTTGAATACCGTGTCAAGGCCCATCTGGAGCACCTGTCGGTCGAGCGGGGCCTGAGTTCCAACACCCTCGCCGCCTATCGGAGAGACCTCGCGCGGTACAGGGTTTTCTTGGATACGCGCGGGCGTGCAAATCTCAGCGATGTCGACCGTTCGGACATCGGCGCGTTTCTTGCGAGCCTCCAGGGCGGCGCGGCGTCGTCCGCGGCGCGGACGATGTCGGCCGTACGCGGTCTGCACCGCTTTGCGTTGTCCGAAGGCTGGGTCGGCGTCGACGTCACCGACGACGTGGCGCCGCCGCAGGTGCCGCTGCGGCTGCCCAAGGCGCTGCCGCTGGACGACATTGAGCGGCTGCTCGCGGCGACCGAGATCGACGAGCCCCTGGCGCTGCGCGACAGAGCCCTGCTGGAGTTCCTGTACAGCACCGGCGCGCGCGTCAGCGAGGCCGTGGCGCTGGACGTGGACGACGTCGACCGCGAAGACCGCACGGTCATCCTCGACGGCAAGGGCGGCAAGCAGCGCCTCGTCCCCGTCGGCTCCTACGCCTGCCGCGCCATCGACGACTACCTGGTCCGGCTGCGTCCCGAACTCGCGCGCAAAGCCAGATCAGGGACCGCGGGCGCGCTGTTCCTCAACGCGCGCGGCGGACGGCTGACACGTCAGGGCGCGTGGACGATCCTCGGCGCCGTGGCCGAGCGCGTGGGCCTGGCCGGCAAGGTCTCCCCGCACACCCTGCGGCACTCGTTCGCGACCCATCTGCTCGACGGGGGAGCGGACATCCGCACCGTGCAGGAGTTGTTGGGTCACAGTTCGGCCACGACCACCCAGATCTACACACGCGTGACCGTCGATCGGCTCCGTGAGGTGTACGCCACCAGCCATCCCAGAGCTCTGAACGGCTGA
- the ald gene encoding alanine dehydrogenase, producing MKVGVPRELKNNEYRVAITPSGVHELVRNGHEVFVEKDAGAGSSLSDEQYVAAGATILATADEVWATGDLILKVKEPIAAEYHRMRRDQILFTYLHLAASRECTDALLDSGITAIAYETVQLPDGSLPLLAPMSEVAGRMAAQVGAATLQKANGGRGVLMGGVPGVQAANVVVIGGGVSGINAAVIAKGMGAQVKLLDKSIARLRQVDADQFGSIQTLASNAFEIEQACLEADLVIGAVLVPGAKAPKLVSNDLVSRMKPGSVLVDIAIDQGGCFEDSHPTTHAEPTFQVHDSVFYCVANMPGAVPYTSTYALTNVTLPYAVEIANLGWKEACQRDHALALGLNTHAGQLTYPQVGEAHGLPSLKLDEVLA from the coding sequence ATGAAGGTCGGCGTTCCCCGCGAACTCAAGAACAACGAGTACCGCGTCGCGATCACCCCCTCCGGGGTCCACGAGCTGGTCCGCAACGGCCACGAGGTCTTCGTCGAGAAGGACGCCGGCGCCGGCTCGTCCCTGTCCGACGAGCAGTACGTCGCCGCCGGCGCCACCATCCTGGCCACCGCCGACGAGGTCTGGGCCACCGGCGACCTGATCCTGAAGGTCAAGGAGCCGATCGCGGCGGAGTACCACCGCATGCGCCGGGACCAGATCCTGTTCACCTACCTGCACCTGGCAGCCTCCCGCGAGTGCACCGACGCCCTGCTGGACTCCGGCATCACCGCCATCGCCTACGAGACCGTGCAGCTGCCCGACGGCTCGCTGCCGCTGCTGGCCCCGATGTCCGAGGTGGCCGGCCGGATGGCGGCCCAGGTCGGCGCGGCCACCCTGCAGAAGGCCAACGGCGGCCGCGGCGTGCTGATGGGCGGCGTGCCCGGCGTGCAGGCCGCGAACGTGGTGGTCATCGGCGGCGGCGTCTCCGGCATCAACGCCGCGGTCATCGCCAAGGGCATGGGCGCCCAGGTCAAGCTGCTCGACAAGAGCATCGCCCGGCTGCGCCAGGTGGACGCCGACCAGTTCGGCTCGATCCAGACCCTGGCCTCCAACGCCTTCGAGATCGAGCAGGCCTGCCTGGAGGCAGACCTGGTCATCGGCGCGGTCCTGGTCCCCGGCGCCAAGGCGCCCAAGCTGGTCAGCAACGACCTGGTCTCGCGCATGAAGCCGGGCTCGGTGCTCGTCGACATCGCCATCGACCAGGGCGGCTGCTTCGAGGACTCGCACCCGACCACGCACGCCGAGCCGACCTTCCAGGTCCACGACTCGGTCTTCTACTGCGTGGCCAACATGCCCGGCGCGGTGCCCTACACCTCCACCTACGCGCTGACCAACGTCACGCTGCCCTACGCGGTCGAGATCGCGAACCTGGGCTGGAAGGAAGCCTGCCAGCGCGACCACGCCCTGGCGCTGGGCCTGAACACGCACGCCGGCCAGCTGACCTACCCGCAGGTCGGCGAGGCGCACGGCCTTCCGTCGCTGAAGCTGGACGAGGTCCTGGCCTGA
- the aroH gene encoding chorismate mutase — MAVRAVRGAIQLDHDDRDHLLAGTTELVKEVMEQNGFAVDDLISMLFTATPDLHSEFPALAARELGIVDVPLMCAQEIDVAGAMPRVVRLLAHVETLRSKHEIQHVYLGGAAALRKDIAQ, encoded by the coding sequence ATGGCAGTCCGGGCGGTACGAGGCGCGATCCAGTTGGACCACGATGACCGGGACCACCTGTTGGCCGGCACCACGGAGCTGGTCAAGGAGGTGATGGAGCAGAACGGCTTCGCCGTCGACGACCTGATCAGCATGCTGTTCACGGCTACCCCGGACCTGCACAGCGAGTTCCCGGCGCTGGCCGCGCGCGAGCTCGGCATCGTCGACGTGCCGCTGATGTGCGCGCAGGAGATCGACGTCGCCGGCGCGATGCCGCGTGTGGTCCGCCTGCTGGCGCACGTAGAGACCCTGCGTAGCAAGCATGAAATTCAGCACGTTTACCTCGGTGGCGCGGCGGCTTTGCGCAAGGACATCGCGCAGTAG
- a CDS encoding ParA family protein, which yields MNTTDKTSDAARAGVEFDDPYGIIEDELRYQDGFDPDAEIEPDPDYAATLAPDPATQRRERVGPTGRPMPRFPVPRPPVEHGPARIIAMCNQKGGVGKTTSTINLGAALAEYGQKVLLVDFDPQGALSVGLGVNPMELDRTVYNLLMHRGVNVEDVLLKTVTPGMDLLPSNIDLSAAEVQLVTEVARESALARTLKPVMQDYDFIIIDCQPSLGLLTVNALTAAHSVIVPLECEFFALRGVALLTETIEKVRERLNPELELDGILATMYDARTVHGREVLARVVQAFGPQVFHTVIGRTVRFPETTVAGEPITSYASASVGAAAYRQLAREVLVRCHAG from the coding sequence ATGAACACGACTGACAAGACCTCCGACGCCGCTCGCGCCGGAGTGGAGTTCGACGATCCCTACGGCATCATCGAGGACGAACTCCGCTACCAGGACGGGTTCGACCCGGACGCGGAGATAGAGCCGGACCCCGACTACGCCGCCACGCTCGCGCCGGACCCGGCGACGCAGCGCCGCGAGCGGGTGGGGCCGACCGGCCGTCCGATGCCGCGGTTCCCGGTGCCCCGCCCCCCGGTCGAGCACGGCCCGGCGCGCATCATCGCGATGTGCAACCAGAAGGGCGGCGTCGGGAAGACCACGTCGACCATCAACCTGGGCGCCGCGCTGGCCGAGTACGGGCAGAAGGTGCTGCTGGTCGACTTCGACCCGCAGGGCGCGCTGTCGGTGGGCCTGGGCGTGAACCCGATGGAGCTGGACCGCACGGTCTACAACCTGCTGATGCACCGCGGGGTGAACGTCGAGGACGTGCTGCTCAAGACGGTGACGCCGGGCATGGACCTGCTGCCGTCGAACATCGACCTGTCGGCCGCCGAGGTGCAGCTGGTCACCGAGGTCGCCCGGGAGTCGGCGCTGGCGCGCACGCTCAAGCCGGTGATGCAGGACTACGACTTCATCATCATCGACTGCCAGCCCTCGCTGGGCCTGCTCACCGTCAACGCGCTGACGGCCGCGCACAGCGTGATCGTCCCGCTGGAGTGCGAGTTCTTCGCGCTGCGCGGCGTGGCGCTGCTGACCGAGACCATCGAGAAGGTCCGCGAGCGGCTGAACCCGGAGCTGGAGCTCGACGGCATCCTGGCCACGATGTACGACGCCCGCACCGTGCACGGCCGCGAGGTGCTGGCCCGCGTGGTCCAGGCCTTCGGCCCGCAGGTGTTCCACACCGTGATCGGCCGCACCGTCCGCTTCCCGGAGACCACCGTCGCCGGCGAGCCCATCACCTCGTACGCCTCGGCATCGGTCGGCGCCGCCGCCTACCGCCAGCTGGCGAGGGAGGTTCTGGTCCGGTGCCACGCCGGGTGA
- a CDS encoding ScpA family protein, whose amino-acid sequence MTLEVDQAAADADAASAGDVADASSTPGTSDAAAAEAAPAEKAPAGTEDTAVRVEGFQVSLPEFEGPFDLLLGLIAKHKLDVTTLALSKVTDEFIAYIRAMGDSWDLDQASEFLVIAATLLDLKAARLLPAAEVEDEGDLALLEARDLLFARLLQYKAYKQVATDLGRRHAAAGRMFPRSVKLEPSFADLLPEVIINLTPEQFAALAIKAMTPKTPPEVSVTHLHGSKVSVREQVAVLIAKMREFRKASFEKLCEDAPDTLTIVARFLGLLELFREAAVMFDQPDAFAELTISWTGTEEGDLKVAVDEFDRSAPADEETAEAELEAVDEQWEAGELE is encoded by the coding sequence GTGACTCTGGAAGTGGACCAAGCCGCGGCGGATGCGGATGCGGCGAGTGCGGGGGACGTGGCGGACGCGTCCAGCACTCCTGGCACGTCCGATGCCGCTGCGGCCGAGGCTGCTCCCGCCGAGAAAGCCCCGGCCGGCACCGAGGACACCGCGGTCCGCGTCGAGGGCTTCCAGGTCAGCCTCCCGGAGTTCGAGGGCCCCTTCGACCTGCTCCTGGGCCTGATCGCCAAGCACAAACTGGACGTCACCACCCTGGCGCTGTCCAAGGTCACCGACGAGTTCATCGCCTACATCCGCGCCATGGGCGACTCCTGGGACCTGGACCAGGCCTCGGAGTTCCTGGTCATCGCCGCGACCCTGCTGGACCTGAAGGCAGCGCGTCTCCTCCCGGCCGCCGAGGTCGAGGACGAAGGCGACCTGGCCCTGCTGGAAGCGCGCGACCTGCTGTTCGCCCGCCTGCTCCAGTACAAGGCCTACAAGCAGGTCGCCACCGACCTCGGCCGCCGCCACGCCGCCGCCGGCCGCATGTTCCCGCGCTCGGTGAAGCTGGAACCGTCCTTCGCGGACCTGCTCCCCGAAGTGATCATCAACCTCACCCCCGAGCAGTTCGCCGCCCTTGCGATCAAGGCCATGACCCCGAAGACCCCGCCGGAGGTCTCGGTCACGCACCTGCACGGCAGCAAGGTCAGCGTCCGCGAACAGGTGGCGGTCCTGATCGCGAAGATGCGCGAGTTCCGCAAAGCCTCCTTCGAAAAGCTGTGCGAAGACGCCCCGGACACCCTGACCATCGTCGCCCGCTTCCTCGGCCTCCTGGAACTCTTCCGCGAAGCGGCGGTGATGTTCGACCAGCCCGACGCCTTCGCCGAACTGACCATCTCCTGGACCGGCACCGAGGAAGGCGACCTGAAGGTCGCGGTCGACGAGTTCGACCGCAGCGCCCCGGCGGACGAGGAGACGGCCGAGGCGGAGCTGGAAGCGGTGGACGAACAGTGGGAAGCGGGAGAGCTGGAATGA
- a CDS encoding prephenate dehydrogenase, whose translation MRSALVVGTGLIGTSIALALARRGIEVYLSDTDEAAARTAASLGAGHNGRPTQPVDVAILAVPPARIGRVLAEAQREDWARVYTDVASVKALVHGSAEEAGADLSRFIGGHPLAGRERSGPLAARADLFEGRPWVLTPGPTTSRDALNQALELVSLCGAVPVVMDTEEHDHAVALISHAPHLVAALMAARLENAREESVRISGTGIRDLTRIAGGAPELWEDILSANAPAIAEVLAAYAADLNEAVDALRAVAGSDADAAKRGATDLAELLRRGNAGHARIPGKHGAASASYTAVPVLISDRPGELARLFATAGSLGVNIEDVRIDHSPGREAGLVELLVDPAVADRLSADLAASGWRVQS comes from the coding sequence ATGCGCTCCGCCCTCGTCGTCGGTACCGGACTCATCGGCACGTCCATCGCCTTGGCGTTGGCGCGTCGCGGTATCGAGGTGTACCTGAGCGACACCGACGAGGCCGCCGCGCGGACCGCGGCCTCCCTGGGCGCCGGCCACAACGGCCGCCCGACCCAGCCGGTGGACGTCGCCATCCTGGCCGTGCCGCCGGCGCGCATAGGGCGCGTCCTGGCCGAGGCGCAGCGCGAGGACTGGGCCCGCGTCTACACCGACGTGGCCTCGGTCAAGGCGCTGGTGCACGGCTCCGCCGAGGAGGCCGGCGCCGACCTGAGCCGCTTCATCGGCGGCCATCCGCTGGCCGGCCGCGAGCGCTCCGGCCCGCTGGCCGCCCGCGCCGACCTGTTCGAGGGCCGTCCCTGGGTGCTGACCCCCGGCCCGACCACGTCCCGTGACGCCCTGAACCAGGCACTGGAGCTGGTCTCGCTGTGCGGCGCGGTGCCGGTGGTGATGGATACCGAGGAGCACGACCACGCCGTGGCGCTGATCTCGCACGCGCCGCACCTGGTCGCCGCGCTCATGGCCGCGCGCCTGGAGAACGCCCGCGAGGAGTCGGTGCGCATCTCCGGTACCGGTATCCGGGATCTGACACGCATCGCCGGCGGCGCCCCGGAGCTGTGGGAGGACATCCTGTCGGCCAACGCCCCGGCGATCGCCGAGGTCCTGGCCGCCTACGCCGCGGACCTGAACGAGGCCGTCGACGCGCTGCGCGCGGTGGCCGGCTCCGATGCCGACGCCGCCAAGCGCGGGGCCACCGACCTGGCCGAACTGCTGCGCCGCGGCAACGCCGGCCACGCCCGCATCCCCGGCAAGCACGGAGCGGCTTCGGCCTCTTACACCGCGGTACCGGTGCTGATCTCCGACCGTCCCGGCGAGCTGGCGCGGCTGTTCGCCACCGCCGGCAGCCTGGGTGTGAACATCGAGGACGTCCGCATCGACCACTCCCCGGGCCGCGAGGCCGGCCTGGTGGAACTGCTGGTCGACCCGGCCGTGGCCGACCGCCTCTCGGCGGATCTGGCCGCGTCCGGCTGGCGGGTCCAGTCCTGA
- a CDS encoding MFS transporter encodes MTKTLSASGTGPNQMTTSAGAGAATLNPPRHQRTPGAADAPAGNRRSGLILATILVGYFMALLDGSIVNVALPSIREKLHANGASLQLVAAGYIIAYAVLLVTGARLGRILGHERLFKAGLAGFTIASLACGVAQNSGELIVFRVIQGIAAAIMLPQVLSLIQQNFQGEARAKAMSAWTAVLASGIVVGQVLGGVLVTANLFGWSWRPVFLVNVPIGIVLYIAAMRSLPSVKPQNTAAGNKVDLAGVLTLSPTILALVVPLVLGHDEHWPVWGWVLLALTVPLLALFLAVERRVARRGTPPILPGRILSMSGMKPSLVVIFLVMTVYAGNLFATAIHLQGALGFSALKTGLAFAPCAASFGLVSYFWRNIPAHLVRRLSVLGLLVGAASMAAQIWMFKDGGYGGLWFYLNQMVFGLGIGLGNAPTMTLALMRVPVTDAADASGTLATNAQLAQVVGIASLGTLYLTIAAGHAVHSAGHAMAYLSGAGVVVTLVAVVFSFHLYRLDKHERAAKAVAAAA; translated from the coding sequence GTGACCAAGACCTTGAGCGCGTCCGGGACCGGACCGAACCAGATGACGACCTCCGCCGGCGCGGGCGCCGCGACCTTAAACCCGCCAAGACACCAGCGTACGCCGGGCGCTGCGGACGCCCCGGCCGGCAACCGCCGGTCGGGGCTGATCCTGGCCACCATCCTGGTCGGCTACTTCATGGCCCTGCTGGACGGCTCGATCGTCAACGTGGCACTGCCCAGCATCCGCGAGAAGCTGCACGCCAACGGCGCCAGCCTGCAGCTGGTCGCCGCCGGCTACATCATCGCCTACGCGGTGCTGCTGGTGACCGGGGCCCGGCTGGGCCGCATCCTGGGCCACGAGCGGCTGTTCAAGGCCGGGCTGGCCGGCTTCACCATCGCCTCGCTGGCCTGCGGCGTCGCGCAGAACAGCGGCGAGCTGATCGTCTTCCGGGTGATCCAGGGCATAGCCGCGGCGATCATGCTGCCGCAGGTGCTCAGCCTGATCCAGCAGAACTTCCAGGGCGAGGCCCGGGCCAAGGCGATGAGCGCCTGGACCGCGGTGCTGGCCTCCGGGATCGTGGTCGGGCAGGTGCTCGGCGGCGTGCTGGTGACCGCGAACCTGTTCGGGTGGTCGTGGCGGCCGGTGTTCCTGGTGAACGTGCCGATCGGGATCGTGCTGTACATCGCGGCGATGCGCTCGCTGCCCTCGGTGAAGCCGCAGAACACCGCGGCCGGCAACAAGGTGGACCTGGCCGGCGTGCTGACCCTGTCGCCGACCATCCTGGCCCTGGTGGTGCCGCTGGTGCTGGGCCACGACGAGCACTGGCCGGTCTGGGGCTGGGTGCTGCTGGCCCTGACCGTGCCGCTGCTGGCGCTGTTCCTGGCCGTCGAGCGCCGGGTGGCGCGCCGCGGCACCCCGCCGATCCTGCCGGGCCGGATCCTGTCGATGTCCGGGATGAAGCCCTCGCTGGTCGTGATCTTCCTGGTCATGACGGTCTACGCCGGCAACCTGTTCGCCACCGCGATCCACCTGCAGGGCGCGCTGGGCTTCAGCGCGCTGAAGACCGGCCTGGCCTTCGCCCCGTGCGCGGCCTCGTTCGGCCTGGTGAGCTACTTCTGGCGGAACATCCCGGCGCACCTGGTCCGCCGACTGTCGGTGCTCGGCCTGCTGGTCGGCGCGGCCAGCATGGCGGCGCAGATCTGGATGTTCAAGGACGGCGGCTACGGCGGCCTGTGGTTCTACCTGAACCAGATGGTCTTCGGTCTGGGCATCGGCCTGGGCAACGCCCCGACGATGACGCTGGCCCTGATGCGGGTGCCGGTCACCGACGCGGCCGACGCCTCCGGCACGCTGGCCACGAACGCGCAGCTGGCGCAGGTCGTGGGCATCGCCTCGCTGGGCACGCTGTACCTGACGATCGCCGCCGGGCACGCGGTGCACTCCGCGGGCCACGCCATGGCCTACCTGTCGGGCGCCGGCGTGGTGGTGACGCTGGTGGCGGTGGTGTTCTCCTTCCACCTGTACCGGCTGGACAAGCACGAGCGGGCCGCGAAGGCTGTGGCTGCTGCGGCGTGA
- a CDS encoding septum formation family protein, whose translation MTEPQTNQPPYQGISGPGGSYAPVQDQMPYGAQPQNPYGQQNPHGQQQNPYAQAPQNPYGNGGPANYGPAPKRKRRPILLYVRLGVVAVIVIGGGISYLVNNAHKSHRDASGTISKAGTLDAVSLHAGDCYEKPTDAATGFASVKAIPCTQPHDAQAFYSFTYPGATSVAPTDDELTTNAQPLCESAAKTKVDESKLPQNAQPSMLFADDSTWAQGYHDITCVYENDTDYTGSIIKS comes from the coding sequence ATGACCGAACCTCAAACCAACCAGCCGCCCTACCAGGGCATATCTGGTCCCGGCGGGAGCTACGCGCCGGTTCAGGACCAGATGCCCTATGGTGCGCAGCCGCAGAACCCCTATGGCCAGCAGAACCCGCATGGCCAGCAGCAGAACCCTTACGCCCAGGCCCCGCAGAACCCGTACGGCAACGGCGGCCCCGCCAACTACGGCCCGGCCCCCAAGCGCAAGCGCCGCCCGATCCTGCTGTACGTCCGCCTCGGCGTGGTCGCCGTCATCGTGATCGGTGGCGGCATCAGCTACCTGGTCAACAACGCCCACAAGTCCCACCGCGACGCCTCCGGCACCATCAGCAAGGCCGGCACCCTGGACGCCGTCAGCCTCCACGCCGGCGACTGCTACGAGAAGCCGACCGACGCCGCGACCGGCTTCGCCTCGGTGAAGGCGATCCCCTGCACCCAGCCCCACGACGCGCAGGCGTTCTACAGCTTCACCTACCCCGGTGCCACCTCCGTGGCCCCGACCGACGACGAGCTGACGACCAACGCCCAGCCGCTCTGCGAAAGCGCGGCCAAGACCAAGGTCGACGAGTCCAAGCTGCCGCAGAACGCGCAGCCGAGCATGCTCTTCGCCGACGACAGCACCTGGGCGCAGGGCTACCATGACATCACCTGCGTCTACGAGAACGACACCGACTACACCGGCTCCATCATCAAGAGCTGA
- the scpB gene encoding SMC-Scp complex subunit ScpB yields MAPLPPLRQCLEAILLVVEEPVADVVLAQITERPRDEVVQTLHELSAEYTEQQRGFDLRQVAGGWRLYTRAACAPLVEKFVLDGQQAKLSQPALETLAVVAYRQPVSRSRISAVRGVNCDGVMRTLLTRGLIEEAGTDVDSGAILYRTTLLFLEKMGMRTLDELPELAPLLPSVESMEENESLA; encoded by the coding sequence ATGGCGCCCCTCCCGCCGCTGCGGCAGTGCCTGGAGGCGATCCTCCTGGTGGTCGAGGAACCGGTCGCCGACGTCGTCCTGGCTCAGATCACCGAGCGCCCGCGCGACGAGGTCGTCCAGACTCTCCACGAGCTTTCCGCCGAGTACACCGAGCAGCAGCGCGGCTTCGACCTCCGGCAGGTTGCCGGCGGCTGGCGCCTCTACACTCGCGCGGCGTGTGCGCCGCTCGTCGAGAAGTTCGTTCTCGACGGTCAGCAGGCCAAGCTCAGTCAGCCCGCGCTGGAGACCCTCGCCGTCGTCGCGTACCGCCAGCCGGTCAGCCGGTCGCGCATCTCTGCGGTGCGCGGCGTGAACTGCGACGGCGTCATGCGCACGCTGCTCACCCGCGGCCTGATCGAGGAGGCCGGCACCGACGTGGACTCCGGCGCCATCCTCTACCGCACCACGCTTCTCTTCCTGGAGAAGATGGGCATGCGCACGCTCGACGAGCTGCCGGAGCTGGCACCGTTGCTGCCCTCGGTGGAGTCGATGGAGGAAAACGAGTCGCTGGCCTGA